The genomic stretch ATCCCATTATAATAGGATAATCCAGCTCGGTTAATTGCTTGGTCTTTGATTTTTTAATAAAATATCTTCATTGAATCTTACATTTCAATTATGATTTATCGGGAATATTTCCAATTTTAACATGGAATAGATATTCCAAAAAATCACATATATGTCTAATTATCTTAAAGTTGTATTTGCAGGAATTCCCACTGGGAAGGTCTCTTTACTAGCAGAGGCTCCAGGTCATTCGCACAAAAGTTCCATGAAATATAATTTTTGGAAAATCATCTCCAGCGTTCTTATCAACAATCTGAGGGTCGTGCATTGGTTTGAGAATAGCGATTTATGGCTGAGGGAGGGATATCTAGAATGATGCACCATCTCGTCTTTATCGCTTTTTTAATAGCCTCTCTAGTACAAAATACCCTAACGACAACTATGAAAGAATCTCAAAGTAAACTAGATGAAAATGGGCTAATCGAAAAGCTCGATATTATTCTTAGCAAGGTCAACTCTATGATCAAAATGCAAGATTCAATTAACGCAAAACTAGATAAGCTTCCCCTTTTTTCCACAGGTGAAGAGGTGTCAGATCCAATTCCTATTGTCCCCACAGACGAAAACCTTGAAGTCCCTCCACTAACCCAAGATTATCTTACTCTTGAGCAGTTTGGAGGCAGCCCGGATTCTCCTGACAATTGGAGTGCTTTCGCAGCAGCTATTCGGGAGCAGCAAAAAAACGGGCAATACATAGTTCTTAGTGATAATACAAATTATAAGATTCTTGGTTTTTCAATTTTGGATGTCCCTAAGAAAGTGAGAATTACAGGAAATAAATCATCACTGACCATTGGGATTCCAAACTACAACAAATGGAAGGATTCCGGCGAATCAGACTATTTGTTGCGCCCGGGAAAGAATCCGGATATTAAGATTACAGGAGTCGATATTCTTGCCCCAGAGCAGTGGATGGGCGTTCAGCTTCATAATAGAGAACTGCTCAGATGCCCAGCCGATATAGAGAGCGGATCTATCATCTGGATCGGTAACGGAGTGAAGCAAAACACACCAAGCTGGGGACTTGGCTTTATTTACTCCGGGACAAAAGATTTTGTCAAAGTAGCCCAGTGTAAAATCAATCATTATGGCAGTAGATTTCAGGATATGAAATGTAACAACGGAGCCACTCTCTTATCCGTCATCAGAGACTGTACCGTGATCAGCAATGAATCAAATAATATTGCCCGATGGGAAATTGAAGGAGAATTTAAGGATGGGAAATTTTACCCAGACAATTTCAACTTAGATAAATTGAAAGGTTATTACTGGAACGATAAAGATATCTTCTATTCCTTACAGTTTGGGACTGGATATTTATACTTCTTCGGTTCAGATTTCAAGGAAGACCATGTAACTATCCCTAATCAGTTAAACATCGGAGACAAGACGGACAAAGGATATGTCACCCAAAAATGGTATGCAGGAAGTAATAAATTTGATTATGAATTTTCTGATAATCCTGTATCAATAAATCCTATACCCACAGGAAAAACCAAGCTTTTCATTTGCTTTAGAAAGAATAACACAACTGTAGCAGACGGCGTCAGAGGCTATGGGCATCCTTGGCTAACCGAATTGTCCCCAGCCGAAATGCCAAATAAGCCTTTCTATAACCATCCATCAATGGCGGCGGATTGGGGAGATCTAAAGATTAATGCGTACTACAGACAGTCTGTCAAAGGAGAGGGTAAAAGTTTTGGATTCAAACTTGAAAATGTAACGGGGCTGGAAGGCCAGTTTGATCCTGCAATATGCGTGGAAGAACACGATAACCCTGCAATTCAAGGGTTTATAAACCATGTGGACTCACTCTTAAACCGATAAACCTTCCAAAACCCAAACAAAAAGCCCCACATTTCTGTGAGGCTTCAGTACCAGGAGCGGGAATCGAACCCGCACGGCCTTACGGCCACAAGATTTTAAGTCTTGCGTGTCTACCAATTCCACCATCCCGGCTTCACTCCGGCACGCCGGAGCTACTAAGGCCGTGAAACAAGAAAGCCCTTGAATCAAGGGCTTTTTGAGCGGGAGACGAGATTCGAACTCGCGACCCCGACCTTGGCAAGGTCGTGCTCTACCAGCTGAGCTACTCTCGCATTGTGATAACTGGAACGTAATCCAGTTGAATTGTGGATGCAAAGGTAAGGGTCATTAGTAAAATCACAAGCATTTCTCAGATAATTTTTTCCCAATCTAATTCGAACCAGCCTCTTCACATTGATTTTCAGTAAAATATCATACAGGATAGGTAGATAATATTTTCATCATTTCTCCCACATTTTTAGCTTTGAGCTTCTTGAGAATATTCTTGCGGTGTGTTGCTACCGTATTTACGGAAATATTAAGCTGTTGGGCTATTTCTTTTGACTCTTTTCCATCCAATATTAAAGATACGATCACTTCCTCTTTTTTGGTGAGAGTAACTAACCGACTATTGGGTAAATTTTTACTTACAAACACCCGGGTTCCATCTTCTTTTTGATAGGAATAATTCCAATCATAACTATTGTTCTTTGGAGGAGTATATAGTTGCATGAGGATATGGAGATCCATTGCAAAATTGCCTGCAGAATCGATTAAGTAGGGACGTGCTTTGCCAAGCACCCAAGTCGTTTTTTTGGTAATACGATGAACCCACCTAGTGGTATAAGAAAATTCAAATGTATTCTTCTCTTCCATCGTAAGTCCATGGAAACATTCAAAAACTATTTTTTGGAAACGCGCAAATTCGGCTCTGTCCTCAGGATGAGTCAGAGCAAAGGTGGTTTCCATTCCCTTTTTACGATACATAGAAAGAGGATAGCCAGTCAGTTCTTTGATATCTCCAGTGATAAAAACCCAATTCAACGTACGATAATCACAGCACGCAATAGTCAATCCCTCATTTATACCGATTTTTTGGCTAAGCTGCTCCAGCTCCTTTATCTTGCCAGCGTCTTCGATATTTTCCTGAAACTCCTGCTCTTTCCATTTCTGAAAAAAGCGGCTGTATTTGTTTTGCTTTCGCAAATCTTTCAGCAATATCTTATCCATAAAAAGTAAATTGTATAACTAAACAAATTCAAGATACAAAAATGGAGCACTTAAGATTCTATTTTCTTTTTGATTTCATGCAATTTTAACAAAGCCTCTATAGGAGAAATCGCATTGATATCTATCCCTTCTATCAAATCTTTGGCTTCCTGAAGCTTCGGGTCCAATTCGAACATGCTGAGCTGATAGTTGTTTTTCGGGATTGATTTTACCTTATCCTGTTGCTCTGCTACAGCCTTGTCCTTTTCTAAGTGAGACATAATCTCAGCAGCTCTTAACACAACAGGGTTGGGCATTCCGGCCATTTGAGCCACATGAATGCCAAAGCTATGTTCGCTACCTCCGGCTTTCAGCTTACGCATGAAAATCACTTTATTTCCCACTTCTTTTACAGAGACGTTGAAATTCTTGATTTTGGGGAAATCAGAAGCAAGCTGATTCAGCTCATGATAGTGTGTAGCAAAAAGGGTTTTTGCCCTATAGGTAGGGTGGTTATGGAGGTATTCCACGATAGACCATGCTATGGAAATACCATCATATGTGGAGGTCCCTCGCCCTATTTCATCCATCAGAACCAGACTTCTATCAGAAAGGTTATTCAGGATACTTGCTGTCTCGGTCATTTCCACCATAAAGGTGGATTCTCCTTTGGATAGATTATCTGAAGCGCCCACTCGGGTGAATACTTTATCAATTATTCCTACCCTCGCAAAAGAAGCGGGAACAAAACTGCCCATCTGAGCCATAAGAACAGTCAAGGCTGTCTGCCGAAGAAGAGCAGACTTACCTGCCATGTTAGGCCCTGTTATAATCATGATCTGCTGTGAATCGTGATCCAGGTAAATATCATTGGGCACATAATTTTCTCCCGGAGGTAGCTGCTTTTCAATTACAGGATGCCTACCATCTTTTATTTCCAGTGTTTCAGTATCTGAGATCTTTGGCCGTGCATAGCCATTGGATAGTGCCACCTGCGCAAAGGATATCAGCACATCCAAAGTTCCAAGAACTCTGGCGTTTTGCTGGATCTGTGTTACAAACTGGGCGGTCTCTTGAACTAAGGCGAGAAAAAATCGCTGCTCTATGGCAATCATTTTATCTTCCGCATTCAGAATCTTGTCTTCATATTCTTTTAGTTCCGGAGTGATATAACGCTCAGCATTGACCAGAGTCTGCTTACGGATCCATTCTGCGGGCACCTTGTCCTTATGTGCGTGTGTTACCTCCAGATAGTACCCAAAAACTTTATTAAAAGCAATTTTCAAGGACGTGATCCCGGTTTTTTGTACTTCTCTTTGCTGGATCTGGATAAGAAAATCCTTTCCAGAATTAGCCAACCCTCTGTACTCATCCAGTTCTGCATCCACTCCATCATTGATTATCCCGCCCTGATGAAGTAGCATAGGAGCATCTTCCTTAAGTTCCTTGTCTATTTTCTCCAGCAAAAACTCACAGGGGTACAGTTGATCCGAAAGACGCTGAAGGGTAGGGTTTTTCTGGCTTTTGAGAAGTTCCTTTATGGGCTGGGTGTTTTTCAAAGCCCGTTTGATTTGATTGATCTCACGGGGATTGGCTCGACCTACTACTACCTTTGATATCAACCGCTCCAAATCACCTATATGTTTTAAAGGAGTGACCATTTCCTCTATTAGCGAAGGATTTTGGTAAAAGAAGTCCACTACATTCAAGCGTTCTTCTATGGCAGTTTTCTCCTTCAGTGGTAAAACCATCCACTTCTTCATCATCCGGGATCCCATCGGCGTGACTGTCTGGTCCAGAATATGAATCAGCGGTACACCACCATCATGCTGTGGAAATACCAGTTCCAGATTTCGGATGGTAAACTTGTCCAGCCACACATACTTCTCCTCCGCAATCCTGGAAATAGACGAAATATGCTGGATCTCTTTATGCTCTGTTTCTTCCAAATAGTGCAGAATAGCTCCGGCAGCAATGATTCCATCCGAAATCTCCTCTATCCCAAAACCCTTGAGATTAGCTGTGCCAAAATGGGATTTAAGCTTCTCGTAAGTAAAATCAAACTGATAAACCCAATCCTCGCAGTGGAAGGTGATAAAATCATTTTTGAGCATTTCTGCTGCAGGCTTCTTAGCTGCTTTTGAGAAAATAATCTCCGCCGGGGCAAAACTCTGAATCAGTTTCTCCAGATACGAAGGATTGCCCTCAGCGCACATAAATTCCCCCGTCGACAGGTCTAAAAAAGCTATTCCGTGCTTGTCTTTGCCAAAAGAGATCGACGCTAGGTAATTATTCTTCTTGGTATCTAATACCTGATCATTGAACGAAAGTCCCGGTGTCACAAGCTCTGTCACACCCCGCTTTACAATACCTTTGACAGATTTAGGATCTTCCAGCTGATCGCAGATAGCCACCCTGTTTCCAGCCCGTACCAACTTAGGCAAGTAAGTATCCAAAGAATGATGCGGAAAGCCGGCCAGTTCTATATGAGACGCGGACCCATTTGCCCGCTTGGTCAAGACAATGTCAAGTACCTTACTCGCCCGCACCGCATCCTCGCCAAATGTCTCATAAAAATCCCCCACACGAAAAAGCAGTAATGCACCCGGGTGCTTTGCTTTGATAGCATTATACTGCTTCATTAAAGGTGTTTCTTTGCCGTCTTTTGACTTACTCATGGGGTATATACTTACTTTTGTGATAATTTTGGTTACCGAACCGGGGAATAAAGCCGAAAATAAGCCATTCACAAAGCAGAACAAAAAGGATGAAGAAATTAAGCATGGAAGAGCTGGAAAGAGTCTCTGTGGAAGAGTTTAAGAAAATGCAAAAATCACCTATTGTAATTGTCCTGGACAACGTCCGAAGCTTAAACAATGTGGGATCAGCATTTAGAACGGGGGATGCTTTCGGAATAGAAAAAATCTTCCTCTGCGGGATCACAGGTACACCACCTCATCGCGATATCCAAAAAACTGCTTTAGGAGCTACAGATTCTGTAGCCTGGGAATATTGCCTTAATACTATGCTGGCCTTAGAGAAGTTAAAAGCGGAAGGCTACCAGATCTGTGCACTTGAACAGGTAGACAGATCTGTGATGCTAAATGACTTCATTCCGGAAAAAGGAAAAAAATATGCTTTAGTGTTTGGAAATGAAGTCTTTGGGGTGGAAGAAGAAGTGCTCAATTCCTGTGAGGCAGTATTGGAAATCCCGCAGTTAGGCACTAAGCACTCCTTAAATATCTCCGTCTCGCTGGGAATAGCGGTTTGGGACTTTATGGTAAAATTGGAACAATTCTAATTTTTACTGAATCTGTACCGAAGACCAAAGGATCCTCGGAACAAAGAGCCATCATTAAATCCAATAATAGGAGCGCCTTCTATATGAAAACCGAAATCCTTTTGTTCAAAGGGATAAATGTTTAAACCTACCGGTATTACTATTCCGTCAAAGCTACCCACTCTTAATCCCCCTCCGCCATAAAATTCAAAACGGTCAGTTTTCTTAAAAATATAATTTGCCACTACTTCCGCAGACATACTTTCTAGATACGAATCTGTACCTAAACGAAATTCTGGAATAAAACGCTCTCCAAACTGGTGATTCACTCCCAAAAAAGGAAGGTTACTTTGATGAAACACCACAGTAGTCTGCGAAAAGGCAGCCAAAGAAAATAAGCCAAATAAGGAAACTAGTAGGATTTTTTTCATTTGTGTAAAATTAAATTGTTTAAAAGTTTAAAGGTTTAACTCACTAAGCTTTTGATGCGTTTTGATCATATTGGAAGTGGCTTTGGCAACAAGCTTACCTGAGTTCTTAATGATTACGGCTTCCCAATGATTTAGGTTTGCTCCAGAACGAACTAATTTGGCGGTTACTTCTAATTTATCACCGATCTGGGCAGCTGATAAAAAGTCTACATTCAAGTTGATACTAGTCATCAAATACGCTGAGCCTGCCACAAAATTCCCCATGCCTATCACATCATCTATCATCAAGGAAGCAACACCCCCATGTAGGATTTTAGCAGGATTGCACATTTCCGAAGAGACTGTGTAAGCCACCTTTATTTTCCCTTCTTCAATCTCGAGCAATATTCCAGCGAGCCAATTCCCCGCTTTCGAAGGAGTTTGATCAAGTTTTCTCCCGATCAATTTTTCAAATTGTAGTAAATAAGGGTTCAGTTCTTTCATGGGTTGGCTGCTTTTTTTAAGTGGTCAAAAGTTAAAGGATGCTAACTAGAAGTACGCTATGGGTATAGGGCTTTCAAAGCTCGATGATCCTTTCTTGAAAATATAAAATAAGTCAAAGCTTAATCACCTATTAATCTAAAATAATCAGACAAAACGGCTTTTATAGCCTCTCTTTCTGCTGAAGTGTCCCAAAGCGGCTTCCAAACCGATCCAACCTTTATCTCAAAAGCTGCATCTCTTTCTATCCAAGGCAGAAGCTGCATTACATATGCTAAGAATTCCGAATTATTTCCATTTTCAAATTGAAACACTTGCTGCTCTTTTTCTCCAGTAGCCCGGATTTCTAAAGGCCAATCTATTCCGGTAGGTTCCAGGTATAAGTATGCCTCATCCTTAATTCTATTAAGAATAATTATCAGGTCTAGTAGAAGATCCGTTTCCGAAACTTCCCTTTTTCCATGGCGAAACAGGAGCATCCCAGCATCAGCCCTGGATTCCCTATCATAATTAATGGCTCTGACATTTAGAAAATAAAGCCGATTCGATGAACTCATGCGGAAAGTACTATCCTCGCCTGAGTTATTCGCACGTTTGGTGTTGAAGAAAGAAAGGACCAGTACCAAGCATACAGATATTAACCCGAAAATTTTAAGAATTCTTATAAGTTCCGGGGACAAAACATCCGAATTAGGCTGCCTTTTGGGCATGTATAAGTTGTTTTAGGTAGTTCTATTAAAACTCATCAATGTACGTACGAGCCCGCATTAATGTCAATAGTCGTTCCGGTAGCATGATCTGCCAGTCCAGAACATAAAAGAGTAATGAGTGGCGCAATATCCTCGGGTTTGGTCAATTCACTTAGCGCAATATCCTTAAGTGCAAAGTCATCACCATATTGTGAAAGGATTTCATTTGCCATATCCGTCTGGGTGAATCCCGGGGCTATCAGAAAAGCTTTGATCCCCTGTTTCCCATAATGACGCGCTATGGATCTGGTCAAACTGACTAAAGCTCCTTTGGAAGCAGCATAAGCAAGGTAATCAGTAGTATCTCCCCGAAATGCCGCTCTTGATGAAATATTGATAATTCTGCCGTTCTTATACTTTCTTGCATGTTCCACAAATTCCTTGCACATGA from Algoriphagus sp. NG3 encodes the following:
- the mutS gene encoding DNA mismatch repair protein MutS is translated as MSKSKDGKETPLMKQYNAIKAKHPGALLLFRVGDFYETFGEDAVRASKVLDIVLTKRANGSASHIELAGFPHHSLDTYLPKLVRAGNRVAICDQLEDPKSVKGIVKRGVTELVTPGLSFNDQVLDTKKNNYLASISFGKDKHGIAFLDLSTGEFMCAEGNPSYLEKLIQSFAPAEIIFSKAAKKPAAEMLKNDFITFHCEDWVYQFDFTYEKLKSHFGTANLKGFGIEEISDGIIAAGAILHYLEETEHKEIQHISSISRIAEEKYVWLDKFTIRNLELVFPQHDGGVPLIHILDQTVTPMGSRMMKKWMVLPLKEKTAIEERLNVVDFFYQNPSLIEEMVTPLKHIGDLERLISKVVVGRANPREINQIKRALKNTQPIKELLKSQKNPTLQRLSDQLYPCEFLLEKIDKELKEDAPMLLHQGGIINDGVDAELDEYRGLANSGKDFLIQIQQREVQKTGITSLKIAFNKVFGYYLEVTHAHKDKVPAEWIRKQTLVNAERYITPELKEYEDKILNAEDKMIAIEQRFFLALVQETAQFVTQIQQNARVLGTLDVLISFAQVALSNGYARPKISDTETLEIKDGRHPVIEKQLPPGENYVPNDIYLDHDSQQIMIITGPNMAGKSALLRQTALTVLMAQMGSFVPASFARVGIIDKVFTRVGASDNLSKGESTFMVEMTETASILNNLSDRSLVLMDEIGRGTSTYDGISIAWSIVEYLHNHPTYRAKTLFATHYHELNQLASDFPKIKNFNVSVKEVGNKVIFMRKLKAGGSEHSFGIHVAQMAGMPNPVVLRAAEIMSHLEKDKAVAEQQDKVKSIPKNNYQLSMFELDPKLQEAKDLIEGIDINAISPIEALLKLHEIKKKIES
- a CDS encoding RNA methyltransferase, which codes for MKKLSMEELERVSVEEFKKMQKSPIVIVLDNVRSLNNVGSAFRTGDAFGIEKIFLCGITGTPPHRDIQKTALGATDSVAWEYCLNTMLALEKLKAEGYQICALEQVDRSVMLNDFIPEKGKKYALVFGNEVFGVEEEVLNSCEAVLEIPQLGTKHSLNISVSLGIAVWDFMVKLEQF
- a CDS encoding SDR family oxidoreductase; its protein translation is MNINLKNQRILVTGASRGIGRAIASQLSESGAEVIIHCNTNFGAAEKLQEELSNPTFIEACNLSDLNQVMGFIPKLAEKYGPISALINNAGVALSAPDDLPTESWVKIWNETFQVNTSAVGIMCKEFVEHARKYKNGRIINISSRAAFRGDTTDYLAYAASKGALVSLTRSIARHYGKQGIKAFLIAPGFTQTDMANEILSQYGDDFALKDIALSELTKPEDIAPLITLLCSGLADHATGTTIDINAGSYVH
- a CDS encoding helix-turn-helix transcriptional regulator — translated: MDKILLKDLRKQNKYSRFFQKWKEQEFQENIEDAGKIKELEQLSQKIGINEGLTIACCDYRTLNWVFITGDIKELTGYPLSMYRKKGMETTFALTHPEDRAEFARFQKIVFECFHGLTMEEKNTFEFSYTTRWVHRITKKTTWVLGKARPYLIDSAGNFAMDLHILMQLYTPPKNNSYDWNYSYQKEDGTRVFVSKNLPNSRLVTLTKKEEVIVSLILDGKESKEIAQQLNISVNTVATHRKNILKKLKAKNVGEMMKILSTYPV
- a CDS encoding PaaI family thioesterase, translated to MKELNPYLLQFEKLIGRKLDQTPSKAGNWLAGILLEIEEGKIKVAYTVSSEMCNPAKILHGGVASLMIDDVIGMGNFVAGSAYLMTSINLNVDFLSAAQIGDKLEVTAKLVRSGANLNHWEAVIIKNSGKLVAKATSNMIKTHQKLSELNL